GGTGGTCCGGGCTAGGCGACCTGGACGGTCTGCTCGGACTTGCGGGGACGGCCTCGCGGCCGCTTGCGCGGGATCACCACGCCCTGGAGGAAGAGCTCGCCTCCCCAGACTCCCCACGGCTCGCGCCGCTCACGGGCTCCGTCGAGGCACAGCGCCTGCACGGGGCAGCCGATGCAGAGCGCCTTGGCCTCCTCCACGTCCGCGGGGGACTCGGCAAACCACAGCTCGGCGTCGTTGACGCGGCAGGGCAGCAGCTCGTCATCCACTCCGGCAGCTGCGTCGTGCAGGGCACCGAGGGGAGCCTGGGGCTCCGTCCCGGTCGCGTCGGCAGCTCGGTTGCGGTCGAGAACGCTGATGGTCATGTGTTTCACCTCCTCATCGGTGACCTGATCGCGGGTTGCTGCTCGGTCGAGCAGCGGTGCTGGACAAACAGAAAGGCCGCGGATCCCGGGTGTCGGGTTCCGCGGCCTGGAGGCTGCCGATGAGGTGCGTGACCTATGTCGACGGACTCCAGGCGGGAGAACCCGGGAAATCGCCCTTGATGCGAACGATGGCGGCGTCGCCCTGGACAGCCACCACGCCGGCGCCGAAGGCGCGGGTGTGCGCGCACGGGCGGCCGAGGGTGGACATGCCGAAGGACGGCGTCCAAGCCGTCATCGTCTTCGTGTAGTTCTCCATCAGGGCCACCTCCTTCGGGGCGTCGGGCGCGGATCGTCGTCAGCGATCCCAGTGCGCGTGGGTTGTTGTCGAGAACGCTAGACCCTCGACGACGTCAGGGGCAAACGATTTTGTGGGTATTACAGAAAAACTTTCGAGAAACTCCGGCCGGACCCCTCGCCGGCCCGCTCAGGCGTCGCGGCCGGACACCAGGGCGAGCACGTCGTCGCCGTACTTGGCGATCTTGCCGGGGCCCACGCCGCTGATCGCGCGCAGCCCGCGCTCGTCGGTGGGGACGTGCTCGGCGATCAGCTGCAGCGTGGCGTCGGTGAAGACGACGAACGCCGGCACGCTGTCGGCCGAGGCCCGGGCCCGGCGCCACTCCCGCAGGCGCTCGAAGAGCGCCTCGTCGTAGGAGGCGGGGCAGTCGACGCACCGGCCGGTCTTCTTCTCAGCGGCGCTCGACAGGGGCTTGCCGCACTCGCGGCAGTGCAGCGCGGCCCGGTTGCGGCGGCTGCGCTCGCGACGCTGGCCCGCGACGCCGGGCACCCCCTCGACGAGCCCGGCCAGGAACGGCGAGCTGCCGCGGGTGGCACGGCCGCCGGGCTCGCGGGCGACGGCCCACGACACGGCGAGCTCGTCGCGCGCGCGGGTCATCGCGACGTAGAGCAGACGGCGCTCCTCCTCCACCTCGGCGGGCGTCTGCGCCTGGGCGATCGGCATCATCTTCTCGTGCATGCCGGCGACGAAGACGGCGTCCCACTCCAGGCCCTTGGCGGAGTGGATCGTGGCCAGCGTGACGGCGTCGGCGACGGGTGCGTGCTGCTCGCTGGCGCGCCGGTCGAGGTCGTCGACGAGGTCGCCGACGCCGGCCTCGGGGTGCTGACGGCCGAAGTCGGCGGCGAGGTCGACCAGCGCCTGGAGGGACTCCCAGCGGTTGCGCACCTCTCCCCTGCCCTCGGGTGGCTCGGTGGAGTGGCCCATCTGGGACAGCACCGCCAGCACGGCGTCGGCGACCGGCCCGGACGCCTCGCCGCTGCGGGCGGCGCCGCGGACCAGGGTGATCGCCTGACGGACCTCGGGTCGGTCGAAGAAGCGGGCCGCGCCGCGCACGACGTAGGGGATGCCGCGGGCGGCGAGCGCCTCCTCGAAGCGCTCGGACTGGGCGTTGATGCGCAGCAGGACCGCCATCCGGCTGGCGGGCGTGCCGCCGGCCCGGAGCGCGGCGATCCGGTCGGCTACCGCGTCGGCCTCGGCCACCTCGTCGCTGGCCTCGCGGTAGGTGATCCGCGGGCCCGAGGGCCGCTGGGCGACGAGGTCGACGCCCTTGCTGGGGGTCCCGGCGAGCAGCGCGTTGGCGGCCTGGACGACCTCCGGGGTCGAGCGGTAGTTGCGGACCAGCTCGACGCTGGTGGCCGACGGGTGGGCCTGCGTGAACTCGCGGAGGTAGCGCGCGTCCGCGCCGGCGAAGGAGTAGATCGTCTGGGCCGGGTCGCCGACCACGCAGAGCTCGTCGCGCCCGCCGAGCCAGAGGTCGAGCAGCGCGTGCTGGAGCGGGGAGACGTCCTGGAACTCGTCGACGACGAACCACTTGTACTGCCGGCGGACCTGGGCCGCGACCGCCTCGTTGTCGGCGAGCAGGCCGGCGGCGAAGAGCAGGACGTCCTCCATGTCCATGCGCCCCTGACCCCGCTTGACCTCCTCGTAGGCGTCGAACGCCCGCGCCACCGTCTCGGGGTCGAGCCCGGAGACCGCACGCCCGCGAGACCGCGCGATCGCGGCGTAGGAGTCGGGTCCGACGTTGGAGACCTTGGCCCACTCGAGCTCGCTCGCGAGGTCGCGCAGGGTGGCCTGGTCGACGCCGAGGCGCTGGCGGCGCGCGGCCAGCGCGAGCATCGACAGCTTGGACTCGGTGAGCTCGGGCAGGTCGCGCTGGTGGACCCGCGGCCAGAAGAACCGGAGCTGGCGCAGCGCCGCGGAGTGGAAGGTGCGGGCCTGCACGCCCGGGGCGCCGAGCGAGCGCAACCGCTCGCGCATCTCGCCCGCCGCGCGCGTGGTGAACGACAGCGCCAGCACCTCGGTCGGCGCGTAGACCCCGGTCGCGACGCCGTGGGCGATGCGGTGCGTGACGGCGCGGGTCTTGCCGGTGCCGGCGCCCGCGAGGACCCGGACCGGGCCGCGCAGCGCCTCGGCGACCTGTCGCTGCTCGGGGTCGAGCGCGTCGAGCAACATCGGCTCCTGCGGGGCGTCGGGAACGGGGGGGGACGGACTGTGGCGCCACCCTAGACGCCGCCTCCGACACCGGCGGGAATGCCCGTGGCCGGGCGGTCGTTGTGCCCGGCATGTCCCAGTTCACGATGTTCACCACGCCCTGGTGCGGCTACTGCCACCGCCTCAAGAGCCAGCTCGACCGCGAGGGGATCACCTTCGACATCGTCGACATCGAGCAGGAGCCGGACGCTGCGTTCACCGTCGAGCAGGCCAACGGCGGCAACCAGACGGTGCCCACGCTGCTGTTCAGCGACGGCAGCACGCTGACCAACCCGTCGGTGGCCCAGGTCAAGGACAAGCTCGCCGCCCTGGCGTGAGCCGGACCGGGCACCGGGGATAACCTGACGTCGTGTCACTGCTGAACTCGATCGACCGCGACCACGTCCTCACCGCGATGGAGACCTGGGACGCGGCGGGCGGTGCCAACTACATGCTGGTGCGCGGCGGCGTCTCGACGCACGTGCTGACCCACCACGGCCGGGAGTACGACGCCGCGGCCATCGCCGGCATCGCCCACGGCCTCGCGACCGGACGTACGCTCACCCCGGCCGACATCCCCGGCGGCTCGGCGGGCGCGGGCAAGGCCCTCGTCCGCCTCGGCTTCCAGGTCCGCGACGACTCCCCGCCCAGCGAGCGCGTTCCGGGGACGCGGGCCCGGACCCCGCGCGCGTCGACCACGCCCCGCGCGTCGTCGACCACCTCCCGCGCGGCGACGACGCGACCCAAGCGGGTCGCCGAGGTCGACCGGCCGGTCAACCTCTGCCCGCGCTGCTTCATCGCGCTGCCGGCCACCGGCATCTGCGACACCTGCGACTGAGCCTCAGCCCCAGCCGGGCCCTTCGAGCGGCCGCCCGAACCAGGACTGGATGAGCGAGGACGAGATCGACACCGTGCGCGGCACGACGATCTCGCCCGACTCGGCCGCCGCCTCGAACTCCGCGCGCGTCCACCAGCGCGCCTCCTCGATCTCGGCGCCGTCGACGTCGATGTCGGTGCTCACGGCCCGTCCGGTGAAGCCGAGCATCAGGCTGGCCGGCAGCGGCCACGGCTGGCTGCCGAAGTAGCGCACCTCGCCGACCCGGACCCCGACCTCCTCGTCGACCTCGCGACGCACGGCGTCCTCGAGGGTCTCCCCCGGCTCGCAGAACCCGGCCAGCGTCGACCAGCGTCCGGGCGGCCACGAGGCGTTGCGCCCCAGCAGGATCGCCTCCTCGTCGCCCTCGCCGTGGGTGATCGCCATGATCACCGCGGGGTCGGTGCGGGGGAACTGCGCGCGACCGCACGCGCTGCACCGCAGCTCGTGACCGGCCGCCCGGCTCTCCAGCGTGCCGCCGCAGCGCGGGCAGAACCGGGTCGCGTGGTGCCACTCGGCCAGGCCGATGGCGTGCATGAGCAGGGGCGCCCGCGCGAGGTCGTCGTCGTCGAGCAGGCCGAGCACCGCCCGCAGCGGCACCCACTCCTCCGGGTCGCCGGGCGCCTGCTCGGGTGCGACGACCACCGCGAGGTGGACCGTCCCGTCGATCTCGCCGAGGAGGACCGGCAGCCCATCCGGCGCCTCCTCCGGTGACACCCAGGCGACGGTGCCGTCCACCGGCCGCAGCCGGTTGCCGGCGACCAGCAGCACGCGCGTCGACGGGTCCGCGGTGCGCGCGGCCAGCCAGTCGTCGTCGGTGCGGCGCAGGCCCAGCCGGTTGTGCGCGTGGGCGGAGAGGGCGACGTGCGGGAGGGTGCGCTCGGTGGACACCCGCTCAGGCTAGCCATCCTTCTTTTTGACAATCGTTCTCAACTGTATTGAGAATGACTCTCATGAAGATTCGTCGTGTCCCCGTCCTCCTCGCGACCCTCGTGGCCCTCGCCTCCTCGTCGTGCGCCACCTCCGAACCGGGCTCCGATCCGGGCTCCGAACCAGCCGCCGAGCCGTCCACCGATCCGACCGGCACCGCCGAGCCGGCCGCCGGCACCGAGGTGGCCGCGGCCACCCCGCGCCTGGCGGTCACCCACGACGGCGGCGTGATGGTCGTCGACGTCCGGACCGGCGAGGTGCTCGCCGAGGAGGCGCTCGAGGGCTACGCCCGGGTCAGCCCGGCCGGCGACGGGCGCCACGCCCTGGTCAGCACGACCGGCGGGTGGGAGGTGCTCGACCTCGGTGCCTGGACCGACGAGCACGGTGACCACGGCCACCACTGGACCAGCCCCGCCGGGCTGACCGGTCTCCGGTTCGAGGCGACCGAGCCCGGCCACGTCGTGGCCCACGACGGGCTCACGACCCTGTTCGACGACGGCACCGGGACGATCACCTCCTTCGACACCACCGAGCTCACGTCGGGCAGCCCCGAGGTCACGACGACGAGCACCGACGAGGCGCACCACGGCGTCGCCGTGCGCCTCGCGAACGGCAACCTGCTGACCACCGACGGCGACGAGGAGTCCCGCTCGGGCGTGCGCCTGCTCGGCCCGTCGGGGACGGTGATGGCCGAGACCGACGCCTGCCCGGGCGTGCACGGCGAGGCGTTCGCCGGAGAGGTCGCGGTGCTCGGCTGCGAGGACGGCGCCGTCGTGGTCGACGGCCGCCGGATCACCAAGGTCACCAGCCCGGACGCGTACGGCCGGATCGGCAACCAGGCCGGCTCGGAGGTCTCGCCGATCCTGCTGGGCGACTACAAGACCGACGCGGACGCCGAGCTCGAGCGCCCGACGCGGGTCTCGCTGATCGACACCCGGACCGCCGAGGTGCGGCTGGTCGACCTCGGCACCAGCTACAGCTTCCGCTCGCTCGGCCGCGGCCCGGACGGCGAGGCGCTGGTGCTCGGGACCGACGGCGCCCTCCGCGTGATCGACCCCCGCACCGGCGAGGTGCAGCGCTCCATCGACGTCGTGGCGCGCTGGAAGGAGCCGCTGGACTGGCAGCAGCCGCGCCCCACGCTGCACGTGGTCGGCTCCACGGCGTACGTCACCGAGCCGCGCAGCGACCGGGTGCACGTCGTCGACCTCGACCGCGGGCGCGTCACGTCGAGCCTCGACCTGCCGCACACGCCCGACGAGGTGGTCGCCACCGCGGGCTGAGACCGTCCCTTCTCTAGGCTGGGCGCCGTGAGCACGCACATCGGCGC
This region of Nocardioides palaemonis genomic DNA includes:
- a CDS encoding WhiB family transcriptional regulator, producing the protein MTISVLDRNRAADATGTEPQAPLGALHDAAAGVDDELLPCRVNDAELWFAESPADVEEAKALCIGCPVQALCLDGARERREPWGVWGGELFLQGVVIPRKRPRGRPRKSEQTVQVA
- a CDS encoding ATP-dependent DNA helicase UvrD2; translation: MLLDALDPEQRQVAEALRGPVRVLAGAGTGKTRAVTHRIAHGVATGVYAPTEVLALSFTTRAAGEMRERLRSLGAPGVQARTFHSAALRQLRFFWPRVHQRDLPELTESKLSMLALAARRQRLGVDQATLRDLASELEWAKVSNVGPDSYAAIARSRGRAVSGLDPETVARAFDAYEEVKRGQGRMDMEDVLLFAAGLLADNEAVAAQVRRQYKWFVVDEFQDVSPLQHALLDLWLGGRDELCVVGDPAQTIYSFAGADARYLREFTQAHPSATSVELVRNYRSTPEVVQAANALLAGTPSKGVDLVAQRPSGPRITYREASDEVAEADAVADRIAALRAGGTPASRMAVLLRINAQSERFEEALAARGIPYVVRGAARFFDRPEVRQAITLVRGAARSGEASGPVADAVLAVLSQMGHSTEPPEGRGEVRNRWESLQALVDLAADFGRQHPEAGVGDLVDDLDRRASEQHAPVADAVTLATIHSAKGLEWDAVFVAGMHEKMMPIAQAQTPAEVEEERRLLYVAMTRARDELAVSWAVAREPGGRATRGSSPFLAGLVEGVPGVAGQRRERSRRNRAALHCRECGKPLSSAAEKKTGRCVDCPASYDEALFERLREWRRARASADSVPAFVVFTDATLQLIAEHVPTDERGLRAISGVGPGKIAKYGDDVLALVSGRDA
- a CDS encoding mycoredoxin, with product MSQFTMFTTPWCGYCHRLKSQLDREGITFDIVDIEQEPDAAFTVEQANGGNQTVPTLLFSDGSTLTNPSVAQVKDKLAALA
- the nudC gene encoding NAD(+) diphosphatase, which produces MSTERTLPHVALSAHAHNRLGLRRTDDDWLAARTADPSTRVLLVAGNRLRPVDGTVAWVSPEEAPDGLPVLLGEIDGTVHLAVVVAPEQAPGDPEEWVPLRAVLGLLDDDDLARAPLLMHAIGLAEWHHATRFCPRCGGTLESRAAGHELRCSACGRAQFPRTDPAVIMAITHGEGDEEAILLGRNASWPPGRWSTLAGFCEPGETLEDAVRREVDEEVGVRVGEVRYFGSQPWPLPASLMLGFTGRAVSTDIDVDGAEIEEARWWTRAEFEAAAESGEIVVPRTVSISSSLIQSWFGRPLEGPGWG
- the aztD gene encoding zinc metallochaperone AztD; its protein translation is MKIRRVPVLLATLVALASSSCATSEPGSDPGSEPAAEPSTDPTGTAEPAAGTEVAAATPRLAVTHDGGVMVVDVRTGEVLAEEALEGYARVSPAGDGRHALVSTTGGWEVLDLGAWTDEHGDHGHHWTSPAGLTGLRFEATEPGHVVAHDGLTTLFDDGTGTITSFDTTELTSGSPEVTTTSTDEAHHGVAVRLANGNLLTTDGDEESRSGVRLLGPSGTVMAETDACPGVHGEAFAGEVAVLGCEDGAVVVDGRRITKVTSPDAYGRIGNQAGSEVSPILLGDYKTDADAELERPTRVSLIDTRTAEVRLVDLGTSYSFRSLGRGPDGEALVLGTDGALRVIDPRTGEVQRSIDVVARWKEPLDWQQPRPTLHVVGSTAYVTEPRSDRVHVVDLDRGRVTSSLDLPHTPDEVVATAG